Proteins from a genomic interval of Streptomyces sp. Tu6071:
- a CDS encoding alpha/beta fold hydrolase, which translates to MLGGVRSARLPEVPVTAPVPPARHRLLALPGGRVHVVEQGEGPLVLLLHGFPESLHAWRHQLPVLAAAGYRAVAVEARGYGRSSRPGDTEAYRAVALVGELVSLVRALGEERAVLAGHDWGATLAGQAGLLRPEMFSAIALLGVPYTPPGGPRPSEVFAAMGGEEEFYVPFLQRPGVAEAEMEQDVRGWLAGFYTTLSGRSGVVPPGPFFVPRGHAMRERFVDGPLPSWLSEEELDVYAAEFERTGFGGALARYRVMDRDWEDLAAWEGEPLRQPSLFLAGREDASLAWLSEAVDAFPRTLPGLRGTHLLDDCGHWVQQERPDEVGALLVEWLAGLDR; encoded by the coding sequence ATGCTCGGAGGTGTCCGATCCGCGCGTCTCCCGGAGGTTCCCGTGACCGCTCCCGTTCCGCCCGCCCGCCACCGCCTGCTCGCACTCCCCGGAGGGCGGGTGCACGTGGTCGAGCAGGGCGAGGGTCCGCTCGTGCTGCTGCTCCACGGCTTCCCCGAGTCGTTGCACGCGTGGCGGCACCAGTTGCCGGTGCTCGCCGCCGCCGGGTACCGCGCCGTCGCCGTGGAAGCGCGGGGGTACGGACGCTCCTCGCGCCCCGGGGACACCGAGGCTTACCGGGCCGTCGCACTGGTCGGTGAACTCGTGTCGCTCGTCCGGGCCTTGGGCGAGGAGCGGGCGGTGCTCGCCGGGCACGACTGGGGCGCCACGCTCGCCGGGCAGGCCGGGCTGCTGCGCCCCGAGATGTTCTCGGCGATCGCGCTGCTCGGCGTCCCGTACACCCCGCCGGGCGGGCCCCGCCCTTCGGAGGTCTTCGCCGCGATGGGCGGCGAGGAGGAGTTCTACGTGCCGTTCCTCCAGCGCCCCGGCGTCGCCGAGGCCGAGATGGAGCAGGACGTACGGGGCTGGCTCGCCGGGTTCTACACGACGCTCTCCGGGCGGAGCGGCGTCGTGCCGCCCGGCCCGTTCTTCGTGCCGCGCGGGCACGCGATGCGGGAGCGCTTCGTGGACGGGCCGCTGCCCTCGTGGCTGAGCGAGGAAGAACTCGACGTGTACGCCGCGGAGTTCGAGCGCACCGGGTTCGGGGGCGCGCTCGCGCGCTACCGCGTGATGGACCGGGACTGGGAAGACCTCGCGGCCTGGGAGGGCGAACCGCTGCGGCAGCCCTCGCTCTTCCTCGCGGGCCGCGAGGACGCCTCGCTCGCCTGGCTCTCCGAGGCCGTGGACGCCTTCCCCCGCACCCTGCCGGGGCTCAGGGGCACCCACCTTCTGGACGACTGCGGGCACTGGGTGCAGCAGGAGCGGCCCGACGAGGTCGGCGCGCTGCTCGTGGAGTGGCTGGCCGGTCTGGACCGGTGA
- a CDS encoding heparinase II/III domain-containing protein, translating into MPSAPSLADWFPPGLVEARLPALGEWSPVPAPGEKWPFDEATRARVLGEARAALGEPWPALPASLFARFARDGDRAAYQAPWDARRARLGRALLALAAADGADDGAAPAASAAFADEVMDGVWALCEETSWVWPAHDFRVLDARQGLLPDPEVPTLDLGAATTAVLLSLADALAGDALDARDPLLRRRMRGEVWTRVLGPYLERSEWGWYDGSTAKLNNWNPWIHSDLLLATALTVEDRASRAALVGKIVRGLDHYLVAQPADGGCDEGPHYWWRAGASLFECLELLISLLGTGEAVLTEPLIRDTARYPLLMHVGDGWSVSFADGPARLREATPAVLYRYGLRTGQPDVAAHARALRGTADPVLPEDATPYDLRRVLGALLDPAWRAAEEATLPLPGQGWLPGTQVLVAREAEGTTRGLLLAAKGGHNDESHNHNDVGSLLVAVDARPLIIDVGVGTYRRETFGRERYGIWSMTSAYHNVPEVNGHGQPPGRDFAARGARAELAPGRAALTLDLAGAYPERAGLRAWERTAALVRGEEPRVEVRDAWRLDAAPERLVLHLLLGGEVTAAGAGRALVRPPRGRGLALAWDDAAFAAEVETVVLEDPAFTRMWGEAVHRLVLTARAPGAEGTHVLSARPAD; encoded by the coding sequence ATGCCCTCAGCCCCCTCGCTCGCCGACTGGTTCCCGCCCGGCCTCGTGGAGGCGCGGCTCCCGGCGCTCGGGGAGTGGAGTCCCGTACCGGCGCCCGGCGAGAAGTGGCCGTTCGACGAGGCGACGCGCGCCCGGGTGCTCGGCGAGGCGCGGGCGGCGCTCGGCGAGCCGTGGCCCGCGCTGCCCGCCTCGCTCTTCGCGCGGTTCGCGCGGGACGGGGACCGCGCGGCGTACCAGGCGCCGTGGGACGCGCGGCGGGCGAGACTGGGCCGCGCGCTGCTGGCGCTCGCGGCGGCGGACGGCGCCGACGACGGGGCGGCCCCGGCGGCCTCCGCCGCCTTCGCCGACGAGGTCATGGACGGCGTGTGGGCGCTGTGCGAGGAGACCTCGTGGGTGTGGCCCGCACATGACTTCCGCGTCCTCGACGCGCGGCAGGGGCTGCTCCCCGACCCCGAGGTCCCGACGCTCGACCTGGGCGCGGCGACGACCGCGGTGCTCCTCTCGCTCGCGGACGCGCTCGCGGGGGACGCGCTCGACGCGCGCGACCCGCTGCTCCGGCGCAGGATGCGCGGCGAGGTGTGGACGCGGGTGCTCGGCCCGTACCTGGAGCGCTCCGAGTGGGGCTGGTACGACGGTTCGACGGCCAAGCTCAACAACTGGAACCCGTGGATCCACTCGGACCTCCTGCTCGCGACGGCGCTTACGGTCGAGGACCGGGCCTCGCGCGCGGCGCTCGTCGGCAAGATCGTGCGCGGGCTCGACCACTACCTCGTGGCGCAACCGGCGGACGGCGGCTGCGACGAGGGCCCGCACTACTGGTGGCGCGCGGGCGCCTCCCTCTTCGAGTGCCTGGAGCTGCTGATCTCGTTGCTCGGCACGGGCGAGGCGGTCCTCACCGAGCCGCTGATCCGGGACACGGCGCGGTATCCGCTGCTCATGCACGTCGGTGACGGGTGGTCGGTGAGCTTCGCGGACGGCCCGGCCCGGCTGCGCGAGGCCACCCCGGCGGTCCTGTACCGGTACGGGCTGCGCACGGGGCAGCCGGACGTGGCCGCGCACGCGCGGGCCCTGCGGGGCACGGCGGACCCGGTCCTGCCCGAGGACGCCACACCGTACGACCTGCGGCGGGTCCTCGGCGCGCTGCTCGACCCGGCGTGGCGGGCGGCGGAGGAGGCGACGCTCCCGCTGCCCGGTCAGGGCTGGCTCCCCGGCACGCAGGTGCTCGTGGCGCGCGAGGCGGAGGGGACGACGCGCGGTCTGCTGCTCGCGGCGAAGGGCGGGCACAACGACGAGAGCCACAACCACAACGACGTCGGCTCGTTGCTCGTCGCCGTGGACGCGCGGCCACTGATCATCGACGTCGGCGTCGGCACGTACCGGAGGGAGACCTTCGGGCGGGAGCGGTACGGGATCTGGTCGATGACGAGCGCGTACCACAACGTGCCCGAGGTGAACGGCCACGGGCAGCCGCCGGGCCGGGACTTCGCCGCGCGTGGGGCGCGCGCCGAGCTGGCTCCGGGGCGCGCCGCGCTGACGCTCGACCTCGCGGGCGCGTACCCGGAGCGGGCGGGCCTGCGGGCCTGGGAGCGCACGGCGGCGCTGGTACGGGGCGAGGAGCCGCGCGTCGAGGTCCGGGACGCCTGGCGGCTCGACGCGGCCCCGGAACGGCTCGTTCTCCACCTGCTGCTCGGCGGCGAGGTGACCGCGGCGGGCGCCGGGCGGGCCCTCGTACGGCCGCCGCGGGGGCGCGGGCTCGCGCTGGCGTGGGACGACGCCGCCTTCGCCGCCGAGGTCGAGACCGTCGTCCTGGAGGACCCCGCCTTC